The following are encoded together in the Fimbriiglobus ruber genome:
- a CDS encoding GNAT family N-acetyltransferase, giving the protein MAVEIRHFRPDDIPTLVALFRDTIRRVNSRDYSPEQVRAWAPDDVDPARWATLTDRFTVVAEMGGHVAGFADLETDGHVDRFFVHADYQRQGVGRALLAALVAEAVRVGMGRLFAEVSITARPFFTRHGFSVLAEQVIQVRGVSMTNFRMERRF; this is encoded by the coding sequence ATGGCGGTGGAGATTCGTCACTTTCGCCCGGACGACATTCCCACCCTCGTCGCCCTCTTTCGCGACACGATCCGGCGGGTGAACAGTCGCGACTACTCGCCGGAGCAAGTTCGCGCCTGGGCGCCCGACGACGTCGATCCGGCGAGGTGGGCGACGCTCACGGACCGCTTTACCGTCGTGGCCGAAATGGGCGGGCACGTTGCCGGGTTCGCCGACCTGGAGACCGACGGGCACGTCGACCGATTCTTCGTCCACGCCGACTACCAGCGGCAGGGCGTCGGACGGGCACTGCTCGCGGCACTGGTTGCCGAGGCCGTACGGGTGGGAATGGGGCGTCTGTTCGCGGAAGTGAGCATCACCGCCCGACCCTTCTTCACGCGGCACGGATTCAGTGTGTTGGCCGAACAAGTGATTCAAGTGCGGGGCGTGTCGATGACGAACTTCCGGATGGAACGACGCTTCTGA
- the ureC gene encoding urease subunit alpha: MSVKLTRAAYAQHFGPTTGDRVRLADTDLVIEIEKDFTHYGDEVVFGGGKVVRDGMGMSSKMVGPPHLDLVITNVVVLDWWGIVKGDIGIRDGKIVGIGKSGNPFVMNGVDPNLVVGTGTEVISGEGMICTAGGIDTHIHFICPQQCDVAIAAGVTTMIGGGTGPATGTWAVTSTPGRWNLERMLQAAEGLPVNVGFTGKGNASRPELLEEQVRAGAMGLKVHEDWGATPAALDCALTVADKYDIQIAVHTDSLNEAGFIEDTIAAIKGRAIHTYHTEGAGGGHAPDIIKIAALPNVLPSSTNPTRPYTVNTIDEHLDMLMVCHHLSKNIPEDVAFAESRIRGSTIGAEDVFHDRGILSMFSSDSQAMGRIGETIIRCWQTAHKMKTQFGAVPGDSARNDNTRAKRYVAKYTINPAITHGIAEYVGSVEPGKYADLVLYKPAYFGVKPELVLKAGFIMSAQMGDPNASIPTPQPVYQRPQFAAFGRAIRKSCLTFVSQAAADAGVAAAYGLDRVVLPVRNCRLIGKKNLKNNDATPKIEVKPDTYEVFVDGEKVGSEPAKTLPMTQRYFLF, translated from the coding sequence GTGAGCGTGAAGCTGACCCGCGCCGCCTACGCCCAGCACTTCGGCCCCACGACCGGGGACCGCGTCCGGCTGGCCGACACCGACCTCGTCATCGAGATCGAGAAGGACTTCACGCACTACGGCGACGAGGTCGTGTTCGGCGGCGGGAAGGTCGTCCGGGACGGCATGGGCATGTCGTCCAAAATGGTCGGCCCCCCGCACCTCGACCTGGTCATTACCAACGTCGTCGTCCTCGACTGGTGGGGCATCGTCAAGGGCGACATCGGCATCCGCGACGGCAAGATCGTCGGCATCGGGAAGTCCGGGAACCCGTTCGTGATGAACGGCGTGGACCCCAACCTGGTGGTCGGGACGGGGACCGAGGTGATCTCCGGCGAGGGGATGATCTGTACGGCTGGCGGGATCGACACGCACATTCACTTCATTTGCCCGCAGCAGTGCGATGTGGCCATCGCGGCGGGCGTCACCACCATGATCGGCGGCGGGACCGGGCCCGCCACTGGCACCTGGGCCGTGACCAGCACCCCGGGCCGGTGGAACCTCGAGCGGATGCTCCAGGCGGCCGAGGGGCTGCCGGTCAACGTCGGGTTCACCGGCAAGGGGAACGCCAGCCGGCCGGAACTGCTGGAGGAGCAAGTCCGGGCCGGGGCGATGGGGCTGAAGGTCCACGAAGACTGGGGGGCTACCCCCGCCGCCCTCGACTGTGCCCTTACCGTCGCCGACAAGTACGACATCCAGATCGCCGTCCACACCGACAGCTTGAACGAGGCCGGGTTCATTGAGGACACCATCGCCGCCATCAAGGGGCGGGCCATCCACACGTACCACACGGAGGGGGCCGGCGGCGGGCACGCCCCGGACATCATCAAGATCGCCGCCCTGCCGAACGTCCTCCCGTCGAGTACCAACCCGACCCGCCCGTACACCGTGAACACGATCGACGAACACCTGGACATGCTGATGGTCTGCCACCACCTGTCGAAGAACATCCCGGAGGACGTGGCGTTCGCGGAGAGCCGCATCCGCGGGTCCACCATCGGGGCGGAAGACGTGTTCCACGACCGCGGCATCCTGAGCATGTTCAGCTCGGATTCGCAGGCGATGGGGCGGATCGGCGAGACGATCATCCGGTGCTGGCAGACGGCCCACAAGATGAAGACGCAGTTCGGCGCCGTCCCCGGCGACTCCGCCCGGAACGACAACACCCGGGCCAAGCGGTACGTGGCCAAGTACACCATCAACCCGGCGATCACCCACGGGATCGCCGAGTACGTCGGCAGCGTCGAGCCGGGCAAGTACGCGGATCTGGTGCTGTACAAGCCGGCTTACTTCGGGGTGAAACCGGAACTGGTGCTGAAAGCCGGGTTCATCATGTCCGCCCAGATGGGCGACCCGAACGCCAGCATCCCGACCCCGCAGCCGGTCTACCAACGGCCGCAGTTCGCGGCGTTCGGCCGGGCCATCCGGAAGAGTTGCCTGACGTTCGTTTCCCAGGCCGCGGCCGACGCCGGGGTGGCCGCCGCGTACGGCCTCGACCGCGTCGTCCTGCCGGTCCGGAACTGCCGGCTGATCGGCAAGAAGAATTTGAAGAACAACGACGCCACCCCGAAGATCGAGGTGAAGCCCGACACTTACGAGGTGTTCGTCGACGGCGAGAAGGTCGGCAGCGAGCCGGCCAAGACGCTACCAATGACCCAGCGGTATTTCCTGTTCTAA
- the ureA gene encoding urease subunit gamma, producing the protein MHLTPQERDKLLTYMAGEVAKARKARGLKLNVVEATALIAAAMMELARDGKSVAEIMSDGRGILARDDVMEGVPEMLHTIQIEATFPDGTKLVTVHDPIP; encoded by the coding sequence GTGCACCTGACGCCGCAAGAGCGGGACAAGTTGCTGACCTATATGGCCGGGGAAGTGGCCAAGGCCCGCAAGGCCCGCGGGCTGAAGTTGAACGTGGTCGAGGCGACGGCCCTGATCGCCGCCGCCATGATGGAATTGGCCCGGGACGGCAAGTCCGTGGCCGAGATCATGAGCGACGGCCGCGGAATCCTCGCCCGGGACGACGTCATGGAGGGCGTCCCGGAGATGCTCCACACGATCCAGATCGAGGCCACCTTCCCGGACGGCACCAAGCTGGTCACCGTCCACGACCCGATCCCCTGA
- a CDS encoding urea transporter — MPGPPTASQSPAPSWPVVVFRGVGQIMFQGHALTGVLFTAGIAVGGAAAVWMAAAGVVGSLTGAVVARALRFDPTAWADGINGFNPALVGMATFFFFKPSAPAAGLFVGFAVAATLLAAAVRRYVPVPAYTMPFVVCTWVLHAAGVRLGLDPVAWPAPVTHGLEISEAVVEGLSEVMLIGGNPYTGLIFLAAIAVSNWRHAALAVLGAVVGAVLAVYHGDADDNVNLGLYGYNAVLVTIAVYLWRPSLLAPLLGAVVSVVITEFFPETGLPALTAPFVLAAWAVRAVGRAEQSFLPR; from the coding sequence ATGCCGGGTCCACCGACTGCCTCACAGAGCCCGGCCCCCTCTTGGCCGGTCGTTGTTTTCCGGGGCGTCGGGCAGATCATGTTTCAGGGGCACGCGCTCACCGGCGTGTTGTTCACGGCCGGGATCGCGGTCGGCGGCGCGGCCGCGGTCTGGATGGCGGCGGCGGGCGTCGTCGGCAGCCTCACCGGGGCCGTCGTCGCCCGTGCGTTGCGGTTCGACCCGACCGCGTGGGCCGACGGCATCAACGGGTTCAACCCGGCGCTCGTCGGCATGGCCACGTTCTTCTTCTTCAAACCGTCCGCCCCCGCCGCCGGGCTGTTCGTCGGGTTCGCGGTGGCGGCGACCCTGCTCGCGGCCGCCGTCCGCCGGTACGTCCCGGTCCCCGCGTACACCATGCCGTTCGTCGTCTGCACGTGGGTACTCCACGCCGCCGGCGTCCGCCTCGGGTTGGACCCGGTGGCGTGGCCCGCCCCCGTCACGCACGGCCTGGAGATCTCGGAGGCCGTCGTCGAGGGACTGTCCGAGGTCATGTTGATCGGCGGGAACCCGTACACCGGCCTGATCTTTCTGGCCGCCATCGCGGTGTCGAACTGGCGGCACGCCGCCCTCGCCGTCCTCGGGGCGGTCGTGGGCGCCGTCCTCGCCGTCTACCACGGCGACGCGGACGACAACGTCAACCTCGGGCTGTACGGGTACAACGCCGTCCTCGTGACGATCGCCGTGTACTTGTGGCGGCCGTCGCTCCTGGCGCCGCTGCTCGGGGCCGTCGTGTCCGTCGTCATCACCGAGTTCTTCCCCGAAACCGGGCTGCCCGCCCTGACGGCCCCGTTCGTTCTCGCCGCCTGGGCGGTCCGGGCGGTCGGCCGGGCCGAGCAATCTTTCCTCCCGAGATAA
- a CDS encoding urease subunit beta: MIPGEYFFDGPDIELNAGRPTVTLVVTNTGDRPVQVGSHFHFFEANKALVFTRDAAYGMRLDLPAGNAMRFEPGDVKKVRLITLEGLRRVYGFNGLVMGFLDDPYKRQRALEMIKVYRYGDAPAG; this comes from the coding sequence ATGATTCCCGGCGAGTATTTCTTCGACGGCCCCGACATCGAGCTGAACGCGGGCCGGCCGACGGTCACGCTCGTGGTGACGAACACCGGCGACCGGCCCGTCCAGGTCGGGTCGCACTTCCACTTCTTCGAGGCGAACAAGGCGCTCGTGTTCACCCGCGACGCGGCCTACGGCATGCGGCTCGACCTGCCGGCGGGGAACGCCATGCGGTTCGAACCCGGGGACGTGAAGAAGGTCCGCCTCATCACGCTCGAAGGGCTCCGCCGCGTGTACGGGTTCAACGGCCTGGTGATGGGGTTCCTCGACGACCCGTACAAGCGCCAGCGGGCCCTCGAAATGATCAAGGTGTACAGGTACGGCGACGCGCCGGCCGGGTGA
- a CDS encoding response regulator produces MEPTPEMLLLSVLIVDDCVDTATSLAELLRFWGCATWTAANGAEALRLFETYLPDVVILDIRMPGMNGWELARRLRSGPKPPLLVAVTGCGQEEDRHRSDESGIHLHLIKPVDPAVLVAVLRRFDRVLTPAACEPLRPSQSR; encoded by the coding sequence ATGGAACCGACGCCCGAGATGCTGCTCCTGTCCGTTCTGATTGTCGACGATTGCGTCGACACGGCCACGAGCCTAGCCGAACTCCTGAGGTTCTGGGGGTGTGCGACCTGGACCGCGGCGAATGGGGCGGAAGCCCTCCGGTTGTTCGAGACGTACCTGCCCGACGTGGTCATATTGGACATCCGGATGCCCGGCATGAACGGCTGGGAACTTGCCCGTCGGCTCAGGAGTGGGCCGAAGCCCCCGCTCCTGGTCGCGGTCACTGGTTGCGGACAGGAGGAAGATCGTCATCGGTCGGACGAGTCGGGCATCCACCTGCACCTGATCAAGCCGGTCGATCCGGCGGTCCTGGTCGCCGTGCTGAGGCGATTCGACCGTGTTCTCACCCCGGCAGCGTGTGAGCCACTCCGACCGTCCCAATCCCGGTAA
- a CDS encoding IS4 family transposase, producing the protein MSANHVAHPIYTPAVTVWVFLTQCLSSDHSCRDAVAHLITWLLAQGQRACSSQTGAYCLARQRIPQEVIPRLVREVGQQVCDDAPAEWRWHGHNVVVVDGSTLTMPDTPGNQAEYPQPSSQRPGCGFPIARIVVMFSLAVGTVLEAAFGPYQGKQTGENSLFRTLHETLQKDEVALSDRYLSGWFDLALLHQRGVHVVMRKHQARATDFRRGRRLGRDDHLVVWKKPQRPDWMSREDYAALPDSLTVREVRVRVENCGFRTKEIVVVTTLCDAKDYPASELAVLYRRRWQAELNLRSLKTVMQMDHLRCEEPDRVRNEFFVHLLAYNLIRQVMAVAAAKAGREPWAVSFTGTLQTRNRFLPLLHGGISTDVWCEALLDAIAAHEVGNRPDRNEPRVRKRRPKQYPLMTRPRNDYKK; encoded by the coding sequence GTGAGCGCAAACCATGTCGCACACCCCATCTACACGCCGGCCGTCACGGTCTGGGTCTTCCTGACCCAGTGTCTTAGTTCGGATCATTCCTGCCGCGATGCCGTCGCTCACCTCATCACCTGGCTGCTGGCCCAGGGGCAACGAGCCTGCTCGTCCCAGACCGGCGCGTACTGCCTGGCCCGCCAACGGATTCCCCAGGAGGTGATTCCCCGGTTGGTCCGCGAGGTGGGCCAGCAAGTCTGCGACGACGCGCCCGCCGAGTGGCGTTGGCACGGGCACAACGTTGTGGTGGTCGATGGGTCCACGCTCACGATGCCGGACACGCCGGGAAACCAAGCCGAATATCCCCAGCCTTCGAGTCAACGTCCGGGTTGCGGCTTCCCCATCGCCCGCATCGTCGTGATGTTCTCGTTAGCGGTCGGCACGGTTCTGGAAGCGGCCTTCGGCCCGTATCAGGGAAAGCAGACTGGCGAGAACAGTCTGTTCCGCACGCTGCACGAGACGTTGCAGAAGGATGAGGTCGCATTATCTGACCGCTACCTCAGCGGTTGGTTCGATCTGGCTTTGCTACACCAACGTGGCGTCCATGTGGTGATGCGTAAGCACCAGGCCCGAGCCACCGACTTCCGCCGGGGCCGTCGGTTGGGTCGCGACGATCATCTGGTGGTGTGGAAGAAACCTCAGCGGCCGGACTGGATGTCGCGTGAGGACTATGCCGCGTTGCCCGATTCGCTGACGGTGCGAGAGGTGCGCGTCCGGGTGGAGAATTGCGGATTCCGCACGAAAGAGATCGTGGTGGTGACGACCCTGTGTGACGCGAAAGACTATCCGGCGTCGGAATTGGCGGTGTTGTATCGCCGCCGCTGGCAGGCGGAGTTGAATCTGAGGAGCTTGAAGACGGTGATGCAGATGGATCATTTGCGTTGCGAGGAACCGGATCGTGTTCGCAACGAGTTTTTCGTGCATTTGCTAGCGTACAATCTGATTCGGCAGGTGATGGCTGTGGCGGCCGCGAAGGCCGGTCGTGAACCGTGGGCGGTGAGTTTCACGGGTACGTTGCAGACACGGAACCGGTTTCTGCCGCTGCTGCACGGCGGCATTTCCACGGATGTTTGGTGCGAGGCGCTGCTGGATGCGATTGCGGCTCACGAGGTCGGCAATCGTCCCGATCGGAATGAACCACGTGTGCGAAAGCGTCGACCGAAGCAGTATCCGTTAATGACCCGACCAAGGAACGATTACAAAAAGTAG
- a CDS encoding outer membrane beta-barrel protein, whose product MRRSITGLVVWVSLARPAGAIGQPPPAPPPPNAPAAVEPSPPAPPPVDVPAPTYGPTLPENVGAFDVLFGDTPVGRFLADERVRTFGWVSAGYTASSGGSGQLAVQPRENRYGDDFLVNQIAIVTERTLDPSQLSFGYRATLWAGADPALIQPLGGVGSSSTNPRFGVDFRELYLSAHLTILTEGGVDLKIGRQNSVIGYESALAPYRPLYSNSYQWFYSEDGAFTGLVAAWNVTPRLTVVNGLTMGGNTFFTFRDGGPCYIGQVNYWLTDQKRTKLSAAVYTGPGSILASQPAGEGRNETMVELRVQHDWTPRVTQVVQSNMGWATGVPGFGTGAWYGVYTIGIFHLTPKLDLNTRAEWFNDADGTRTGFATNYSEVTLGLNCMPLPWLNFRPEIRGDFAGEAVFGSDPNTRTRNQLTVAGEVLVKF is encoded by the coding sequence ATGCGCCGGTCGATCACCGGGCTCGTGGTGTGGGTCTCGCTCGCCCGCCCGGCCGGCGCGATCGGCCAACCGCCGCCCGCCCCGCCGCCCCCGAACGCACCGGCGGCGGTAGAACCTTCGCCGCCCGCGCCCCCGCCCGTCGACGTTCCCGCGCCGACCTACGGGCCGACGCTGCCGGAGAACGTCGGGGCCTTCGACGTGTTGTTCGGCGACACGCCGGTCGGCCGCTTCCTGGCCGACGAACGGGTCCGGACGTTCGGCTGGGTCAGCGCGGGGTACACGGCGTCGTCCGGCGGGTCCGGTCAGCTGGCCGTCCAGCCGCGGGAGAACCGGTACGGGGACGACTTCCTGGTCAACCAGATCGCCATCGTCACCGAGCGGACGCTCGACCCCTCGCAACTCTCCTTCGGCTACCGGGCGACGCTCTGGGCGGGCGCGGACCCGGCCCTCATCCAACCGCTCGGTGGCGTCGGCTCGTCGTCCACCAACCCGCGGTTCGGCGTGGATTTTCGGGAGTTGTACCTGTCGGCCCACCTCACGATCCTGACCGAGGGCGGGGTGGACCTGAAAATCGGCCGGCAGAATTCGGTGATCGGGTACGAAAGCGCGCTCGCCCCGTACCGGCCGCTCTACTCGAACTCCTACCAGTGGTTTTACTCGGAAGACGGTGCGTTCACCGGGCTGGTCGCCGCCTGGAACGTCACGCCGCGGCTGACCGTGGTGAACGGCCTCACGATGGGCGGGAACACCTTCTTCACGTTCCGCGACGGCGGGCCGTGCTACATCGGCCAGGTGAACTACTGGCTGACGGACCAGAAGCGGACCAAACTGTCGGCCGCGGTGTACACCGGCCCCGGGAGCATCCTGGCGTCCCAGCCGGCGGGCGAGGGGCGCAACGAGACGATGGTCGAGTTGCGGGTGCAGCACGACTGGACCCCGCGCGTCACCCAGGTCGTGCAAAGCAACATGGGCTGGGCGACCGGGGTGCCGGGGTTCGGCACCGGCGCGTGGTACGGCGTGTACACGATCGGGATTTTCCACCTCACCCCGAAACTCGACCTGAACACGCGGGCCGAATGGTTCAACGACGCGGACGGCACCCGCACCGGCTTCGCGACGAACTACAGTGAAGTGACTCTGGGGTTAAACTGCATGCCGCTGCCGTGGCTGAATTTCCGTCCCGAGATCCGCGGCGACTTCGCCGGCGAAGCGGTCTTCGGCAGCGACCCGAACACCCGGACCCGAAATCAGTTGACCGTCGCGGGCGAAGTACTCGTCAAGTTCTAA
- a CDS encoding response regulator — protein sequence MILSRGSLPRILCVDDNRDVADSAALLLELIGYETRACYDGPAALEQAATFQPDVCLIDLNMPGMNGDELAVRLREQAGRQSPVLIVVTAMSDENSRHRIAAANFDQHLTKPVDPPQLLAVLTRFLQP from the coding sequence ATGATACTTTCCCGCGGGTCGCTCCCGCGTATTCTCTGCGTGGACGACAATCGGGACGTTGCCGACTCGGCTGCTCTATTATTGGAACTTATCGGTTACGAAACTCGGGCGTGTTACGACGGGCCGGCGGCCCTGGAGCAGGCCGCGACTTTTCAGCCCGACGTCTGCCTCATCGACTTGAACATGCCCGGAATGAACGGGGACGAACTGGCGGTCCGGTTGCGGGAGCAAGCCGGCCGGCAGTCGCCGGTGTTGATTGTGGTCACCGCAATGAGTGACGAGAACAGTCGTCACCGAATTGCCGCCGCCAACTTCGACCAGCACCTGACCAAACCCGTGGACCCGCCGCAGTTGTTGGCGGTACTCACCAGGTTTTTGCAGCCCTGA
- a CDS encoding Crp/Fnr family transcriptional regulator: MAISRPENRLLAALPADDRTRLIARMADVTLGHKDLLYRAGGPIDYVYFPRSGVLSAVVVMNDGQYVEAAAIGLEGMVGVTACLGADRSIEQVFCQVFPAECRKMPAAAFVAEVARDGAFRDIVYAYLRGTLAAAAQSTACNCLHSVDERCARWLLMCQDRFGGDDFPLTQEFLAAMLGVRRATVTVTAGALQSNGFITYRHGRVRVVDRAGLEKVACECYHAIRNAFAPAPG; the protein is encoded by the coding sequence ATGGCCATCTCCAGACCGGAGAATCGGCTTCTGGCCGCACTGCCCGCTGACGACCGAACCCGCCTCATCGCCCGTATGGCCGACGTCACCCTGGGGCACAAAGACCTGCTGTACCGCGCCGGCGGGCCGATCGACTACGTCTACTTCCCCCGGTCCGGGGTGCTGTCCGCGGTCGTCGTCATGAACGACGGGCAGTACGTCGAGGCCGCGGCCATCGGACTCGAAGGGATGGTGGGCGTGACCGCCTGTCTCGGGGCCGACCGCAGTATCGAGCAAGTGTTCTGCCAGGTTTTTCCGGCCGAGTGCCGAAAGATGCCGGCCGCGGCGTTCGTCGCCGAGGTCGCCCGGGACGGTGCGTTCCGAGACATCGTCTACGCGTACCTACGCGGCACCCTCGCCGCGGCCGCGCAATCCACCGCGTGTAACTGCCTGCATTCGGTCGACGAGCGGTGTGCCCGGTGGCTCCTCATGTGTCAGGACCGCTTCGGAGGCGACGATTTCCCGCTCACCCAGGAGTTCCTGGCGGCCATGCTCGGAGTCCGCCGGGCGACCGTCACGGTGACCGCCGGGGCGCTGCAATCGAACGGCTTCATCACCTACAGGCACGGGCGGGTGCGCGTCGTCGACCGGGCCGGCCTGGAAAAGGTGGCGTGCGAGTGCTACCACGCCATCCGCAACGCGTTCGCTCCCGCCCCAGGTTGA
- a CDS encoding transposase, producing the protein MTACLPSYFTFQNLGPRDVIADFHGGRITSDARAFLLREVDTRFEFLDAFATCFTDHRDPNRIEHTLVALVKPRVFGLCLGYEDLNDHDRLRHDALLAVLIGVTDPLGHDRTRPADRGKPLAGKSTLNRLELTPVGADEDSRYHKIVAHIDRIADLLPDVFVRQHATLPRRIILDLDATDDPLHGRLLGPTRAVLSRVLRPLLLPPAEHLRRRLLAGRHPAAE; encoded by the coding sequence ATGACAGCGTGTCTCCCCTCGTACTTTACCTTCCAAAACCTTGGTCCTCGGGATGTAATCGCCGACTTCCACGGCGGCCGCATCACGTCCGACGCTAGGGCTTTCCTGCTCCGCGAGGTCGACACCCGGTTCGAATTCCTCGACGCGTTTGCGACCTGCTTCACCGACCACCGCGACCCCAACCGGATCGAACACACACTCGTCGCCCTCGTCAAACCAAGGGTGTTCGGCCTGTGCCTCGGGTACGAAGACCTGAACGACCATGACCGCCTCCGCCACGACGCCCTCCTGGCCGTCCTCATCGGGGTGACCGACCCGCTCGGGCACGACCGCACCCGCCCGGCCGATCGGGGCAAACCGCTGGCCGGCAAGAGTACCCTCAACCGCCTCGAACTCACCCCGGTCGGGGCCGACGAGGACAGCCGGTACCACAAGATCGTTGCCCACATAGACCGCATCGCGGACCTGTTGCCCGACGTGTTCGTCCGCCAGCACGCAACCCTGCCACGTCGCATCATCCTCGACTTGGACGCGACCGATGACCCCCTCCACGGGCGACTACTCGGGCCTACTCGGGCGGTTCTCTCACGCGTACTACGGCCACTACTGTTACCTCCCGCTGAACATCTTCGCCGGCGATTACTCGCTGGCCGCCATCCTGCGGCCGAGTGA
- the ureG gene encoding urease accessory protein UreG, translated as MFTLGVCGPVGSGKTALVERLARDLYPAIDLAVITNDIYTHEDAEFLSRRNVLPLERIVGVQTGGCPHTAIRDDASANLSAVANFERIFPGLGMVIVESGGDNLTAVFSRELADVFIFVLDVAEGDKMPRKGGPGICTSDLLVINKTDLAPYVGADLDVMRRDSLKMRGERPFLMISLKDGTGATDVVDWVRRQFASRKTPS; from the coding sequence GTGTTCACCCTCGGCGTGTGCGGTCCGGTCGGGTCGGGCAAGACGGCCCTCGTCGAGCGGCTGGCCCGCGACCTGTACCCGGCCATCGACCTGGCCGTCATCACCAACGACATCTACACCCACGAGGACGCCGAGTTCCTGTCGCGGCGGAACGTGCTCCCCCTGGAGCGGATCGTCGGGGTGCAGACCGGCGGGTGCCCGCACACGGCCATCCGGGACGACGCCAGCGCGAACCTGAGCGCGGTCGCCAACTTCGAGCGGATCTTCCCCGGGCTGGGCATGGTGATCGTCGAGTCCGGCGGGGACAACCTGACGGCGGTCTTCTCCCGCGAGCTGGCCGACGTGTTCATCTTCGTTCTGGACGTGGCCGAGGGGGACAAGATGCCCCGCAAGGGCGGGCCGGGGATCTGCACCAGCGACCTGCTGGTCATTAACAAGACGGACCTCGCGCCGTACGTCGGGGCCGACCTGGACGTGATGCGGCGGGACAGCCTCAAGATGCGGGGGGAGCGGCCATTCTTGATGATCAGTCTGAAGGACGGGACCGGGGCGACCGACGTGGTGGACTGGGTTCGCCGGCAGTTCGCATCGCGGAAGACGCCTTCCTGA
- a CDS encoding urease accessory protein UreF, with protein MNLRLLQLADSALPVGGYTHSWGLEAALARGRVRDIDSMERWTRNWLRHALGPLDGVVVGAACRAAAAGDQAALADCNELMDASLAPLSLRTASREMGLHLLQLGETWAWSTAGVGDLSDLGHLGAGGVWHHPVAFGVLGHLAGAAAEDAIAAFLHQAVSGMIGAGARAVPVSHTHGQQLLAYLHADVAAAAAEAAARPLAAAGASSPYYEVLCDEQPRLYCRLFRS; from the coding sequence ATGAACCTCCGGCTGCTCCAGCTCGCGGACTCCGCCCTCCCGGTCGGCGGGTACACCCACTCGTGGGGCCTGGAAGCCGCCCTCGCCCGGGGCCGCGTGCGCGACATCGACTCGATGGAGCGGTGGACGCGGAACTGGCTGCGGCACGCCCTCGGCCCGCTGGACGGGGTCGTCGTCGGGGCGGCCTGCCGGGCGGCGGCCGCCGGGGATCAAGCGGCCCTGGCCGACTGCAACGAGTTGATGGACGCGAGCCTGGCCCCGCTTTCCCTGCGGACCGCCAGCCGGGAAATGGGCCTGCACCTGCTCCAGCTCGGGGAGACGTGGGCGTGGTCAACGGCCGGCGTCGGCGACCTTAGTGACCTCGGGCACCTCGGTGCGGGCGGCGTCTGGCACCACCCGGTCGCGTTCGGCGTACTGGGGCATCTCGCCGGGGCCGCGGCCGAAGACGCGATCGCGGCATTCTTACACCAGGCCGTGTCCGGCATGATCGGTGCGGGCGCGCGGGCGGTCCCGGTCAGCCACACGCACGGGCAACAACTGCTCGCCTACCTGCACGCGGACGTCGCCGCGGCCGCCGCCGAAGCGGCCGCCCGCCCGCTCGCCGCAGCCGGGGCGAGTTCCCCATACTACGAGGTGCTGTGCGATGAACAGCCACGCTTATACTGCCGCCTGTTCCGCTCCTGA